Proteins from a single region of Apostichopus japonicus isolate 1M-3 chromosome 21, ASM3797524v1, whole genome shotgun sequence:
- the LOC139963022 gene encoding uncharacterized protein isoform X1 has translation MAQASHQHIVLGNLQPGFGGQQPQLIQNSKNLRGSVTRLVMGHGIIICGIIEIVLMIELLTSFELYCSLLDIVGWGIWNGAFAVLTGFFGVFSRKSKCKVIAFMVLAIIATPMSLICGGFQATLASCKNGNGHSYDHDDQDNRVTYIMISVTYALQACFCIVGAAFTCTALSSDNQPQQAITYQPHPVTQPAMQSYGLHMANQPPPYSPDVNPASFSNHVVVTAQPF, from the exons ATGGCACAAGCAAGTCATCAGCATATTGTGCTTGGGAATCTACAACCTGGCTTTGGTGGACAACAGCCGCAGTTGATTCAGAATAGCAAAAACCTAAGGGGTTCCGTAACTCGCCTCGTCATGGGACATGGCATCATCATTTGTGGCATTATCGAAATCGTACTGATGATCGAGTTACTAACATCATTTGAGTTATATTGCTCACTTCTGGACATTGTAGGTTGGGGAATCTGGAACGGTGCa TTTGCCGTTTTAACTGGATTTTTTGGGGTTTTTAGCAGAAAAAGCAAGTGTAAG gtCATAGCTTTCATGGTCCTGGCAATCATTGCGACACCGATGAGTTTAATTTGCGGCGGTTTTCAGGCGACTCTAGCTTCATGTAAAAATGGCAATGGTCACAGTTATGATCACGATGACCAG gatAATCGTGTCACGTACATTATGATATCTGTAACATATGCTCTTCAAGCTTGTTTTTGCATTGTTGGGGCAGCTTTTACATGCACTGCACTTTCTTCTGATAACCAACCCCAGCAAGCG ATTACCTACCAACCTCACCCGGTAACACAACCAGCGATGCAGTCATATGGTCTACATATGGCAAATCAACCACCTCCATACAGTCCCGATGTCAATCCCGCTTCTTTCTCAAACCATGTTGTGGTAACTGCTCAACCATTCTAG